Proteins from a single region of Streptomyces spectabilis:
- a CDS encoding zonular occludens toxin domain-containing protein has product MTDLHAPANTETPDAPTPALTSEPGSSPAPAPAEAGPRRRVRIDHLRRVIVEARQHTAYRFTVRHSAYLTGGARVLSRRAWDSRTTARHERMMRIAEAGGNEELVQKWEQRAYAFRFARHRRRVELLQMAINAPKAIATASAAGAGTLLLLGCMLAAATDDLNDVLTPLNTVVSFVGWVAFIGGIVWEPMLYSLPLLALAGVWAVGRNRKTAPSWALPADTGELDVLPDENAIMRALGKLSIPQLNAAIKEGWTPRWVQPTTRLGNGYHTQLQLPMGVTVEMVNAKKNVLAHNLMRKPVETWPTEPPNMPGVLDLWVADQGSLNGVVPPWPLLTEGVTDYFKGVPVAVSQRGEPIIGKLMAANWIVGGIMGSGKTSIVVALLLGAILDPLVIAEVYVMATNVDYDPLKPRLRTLVKGDDPEQLRAALDALRALSNEVTERGKLLEDLGGESTKLTRELALKDPRMRPKVVVFDECHELFMSKDYGKEASELAIRVMKKARKVGITLIWVTVSPTADSIPRDVTRNTSHRVAFAVGDQVANDGLLGSGKYKAGIRATELVPGQDVGTAVTYGFTSKPFEIIRSHYVARDPEKGIDEVTPVVERALKAYENDDGVWEVPGTQPVDHLADVAAVLGDELRMLVQEVLHRLAERTPGAYRDWGPTDLKKALEPYGAEQYKSAGRMVISRDRVHEAILTRLAEDTGDEGGDEI; this is encoded by the coding sequence ATGACCGATCTTCACGCACCGGCCAACACCGAGACGCCGGACGCACCCACACCCGCCCTGACATCCGAGCCCGGCAGCTCTCCGGCCCCCGCGCCCGCCGAGGCAGGACCCCGGCGCCGTGTCCGTATCGACCACCTGCGTCGCGTGATCGTCGAGGCCCGCCAGCACACCGCCTACCGCTTCACCGTCCGCCACAGCGCCTACCTCACCGGCGGCGCCCGCGTCCTTTCCCGCCGCGCCTGGGACTCCCGCACCACCGCCCGCCACGAGCGCATGATGCGCATCGCCGAAGCAGGCGGCAACGAAGAGCTCGTACAGAAGTGGGAACAGCGCGCCTACGCGTTCAGGTTCGCCCGCCACCGGCGCCGCGTCGAACTCCTCCAGATGGCCATCAACGCGCCCAAGGCCATCGCCACCGCCTCAGCGGCCGGCGCGGGCACCCTCCTGCTGCTCGGCTGCATGCTGGCCGCCGCCACCGACGACCTCAACGACGTCCTCACGCCGCTCAACACCGTCGTCTCCTTCGTGGGCTGGGTGGCGTTCATCGGCGGCATCGTCTGGGAGCCCATGCTCTACTCCCTGCCGCTCCTGGCCCTGGCCGGGGTGTGGGCCGTCGGCCGCAACCGGAAGACCGCGCCCTCATGGGCGCTGCCCGCGGACACCGGCGAGCTGGACGTGCTGCCCGACGAGAACGCCATCATGCGGGCCCTGGGCAAGCTGTCGATTCCCCAGCTCAACGCGGCTATCAAGGAAGGGTGGACGCCGCGCTGGGTGCAGCCCACGACCCGCCTCGGCAACGGCTACCACACCCAGCTGCAGCTGCCGATGGGCGTCACCGTCGAGATGGTCAACGCCAAGAAGAACGTCCTCGCACACAACCTGATGCGCAAGCCCGTCGAGACCTGGCCCACCGAGCCGCCCAACATGCCCGGCGTCCTCGACCTGTGGGTCGCCGACCAAGGCTCCCTCAACGGCGTGGTGCCGCCGTGGCCACTGCTGACCGAAGGCGTCACCGACTACTTCAAGGGCGTCCCGGTCGCCGTGTCCCAGCGGGGCGAACCCATCATCGGCAAGCTCATGGCCGCCAACTGGATCGTCGGCGGCATCATGGGCTCCGGCAAGACGTCCATCGTGGTCGCGCTGCTCCTCGGTGCCATCCTCGACCCGCTGGTCATCGCCGAGGTCTACGTGATGGCCACCAACGTCGACTACGACCCGCTCAAGCCCCGCCTGCGTACCCTCGTCAAGGGCGACGACCCCGAGCAGCTGCGCGCCGCTCTCGACGCCCTGCGGGCCCTGTCCAACGAGGTCACCGAGCGCGGCAAGCTTCTGGAGGACCTCGGCGGCGAGTCGACCAAGCTCACCCGCGAACTGGCCCTGAAGGACCCGCGGATGCGGCCCAAGGTCGTCGTCTTCGACGAGTGCCACGAGCTGTTCATGAGCAAGGACTACGGCAAAGAGGCCAGTGAACTGGCCATCCGCGTCATGAAGAAGGCCCGCAAGGTCGGCATCACTCTCATCTGGGTCACCGTCTCCCCGACTGCCGACAGCATCCCGCGTGACGTCACCCGCAACACCAGCCATCGCGTGGCGTTCGCGGTCGGCGACCAGGTCGCCAACGACGGCCTCCTCGGCTCCGGCAAGTACAAGGCCGGGATCCGCGCCACCGAGCTCGTCCCCGGCCAGGACGTAGGCACCGCCGTCACCTACGGCTTCACGTCAAAGCCGTTCGAGATCATCCGGTCCCACTACGTCGCCCGCGATCCGGAGAAGGGCATCGATGAGGTGACGCCGGTCGTCGAGCGCGCCCTCAAGGCCTACGAGAACGACGACGGCGTGTGGGAGGTCCCCGGCACACAGCCCGTCGACCACCTCGCCGACGTCGCCGCCGTCCTCGGCGACGAACTCCGCATGCTCGTCCAGGAGGTCCTGCACCGGCTCGCCGAGCGCACCCCGGGCGCCTACCGAGACTGGGGGCCGACCGATCTCAAGAAGGCCCTGGAACCCTACGGCGCCGAGCAGTACAAGTCCGCCGGACGCATGGTCATCTCCCGCGACCGCGTCCACGAAGCCATCCTCACCCGGCTCGCTGAGGACACCGGCGACGAGGGAGGCGACGAAATCTGA
- a CDS encoding phage portal protein, whose product MATLAQALQLVSLLESELIRRRSEIDRNGDYYRGKHPLKFASDDFAKYHGDRYRDFSDNWTQVVADSPVERLTVTGFQASGQERADKDLWEVWQVNGLDADSQLGFLGAVTSARSFVLVWGDPDDPDMPVVTFEDAGQCIVAYEPGSRRMRRAGLKRWQDGNRDFATLYLPTEVWKFSRPLARQDKSPQMADVDEQLRTWEPREMADEPNPQPNPMLAVPLVELPNKPMLVEDPISDVSGVVAMQDAINLLWAQLFTASDYASFPQRVVLGAERPMIPKLNAAGEIVGKQPVDLSKFAVDRVAWITGKDAKIAEWQAANLGAYSSIIEVAVGHLAAQTRTPQHYLVGKMANLSGDALLAAETGLVKRVDEKKLWFGQSLREVTRLIYLARGEDERARAMRAGAVLWADSESRSHSQLADALVKLKDIGFPFEWLALRYGLTPTEVADVVAMREREMEMDPVGAAAQLLAQRPVPDTETEPGEDPVPDEAAS is encoded by the coding sequence ATGGCCACGCTGGCGCAGGCCCTCCAACTGGTGTCGCTCCTGGAGTCGGAGTTGATCCGCCGCCGGTCGGAGATCGACCGGAACGGCGACTACTACCGCGGCAAGCACCCGCTGAAGTTCGCCTCGGACGACTTCGCGAAGTACCACGGCGACCGATACCGGGACTTCTCCGATAACTGGACGCAGGTCGTCGCCGACAGCCCAGTGGAGCGGCTGACGGTCACCGGGTTCCAGGCCTCCGGGCAGGAGCGGGCCGACAAGGACCTGTGGGAGGTGTGGCAGGTCAACGGCCTGGACGCTGACTCGCAGTTGGGGTTCCTCGGCGCGGTCACCAGCGCGCGCAGCTTCGTGCTGGTGTGGGGCGACCCGGACGACCCCGACATGCCTGTGGTCACCTTCGAGGACGCGGGGCAGTGCATCGTGGCCTACGAGCCCGGATCCCGGCGGATGCGGCGGGCAGGGCTGAAGCGCTGGCAGGACGGCAACCGCGACTTTGCGACGCTGTATCTGCCCACCGAGGTGTGGAAGTTCTCCCGGCCGTTGGCCCGGCAGGACAAGAGCCCGCAGATGGCCGACGTCGATGAGCAGCTGCGGACGTGGGAGCCGCGGGAGATGGCGGATGAGCCGAACCCGCAGCCCAACCCGATGCTGGCGGTGCCGCTCGTGGAGCTGCCGAACAAGCCGATGTTGGTGGAGGACCCGATCTCGGACGTGTCCGGCGTGGTGGCGATGCAGGATGCGATCAACCTGCTGTGGGCGCAGCTGTTCACCGCCTCTGATTACGCGTCGTTCCCGCAGCGCGTCGTGCTCGGCGCCGAGCGGCCGATGATCCCGAAGCTGAATGCGGCGGGCGAGATCGTCGGCAAGCAGCCCGTCGACCTGTCGAAGTTCGCGGTCGACCGGGTTGCGTGGATCACGGGCAAGGACGCGAAGATCGCGGAGTGGCAGGCCGCCAACCTGGGAGCGTACTCGTCGATCATCGAGGTTGCTGTCGGGCACCTCGCCGCGCAGACCCGCACCCCGCAGCACTACCTGGTCGGCAAAATGGCCAACCTGTCCGGTGACGCGCTGCTGGCCGCTGAGACCGGGCTGGTCAAGCGGGTGGACGAGAAGAAGCTGTGGTTCGGGCAGTCCCTGCGGGAGGTCACCCGTCTGATCTACCTTGCGCGCGGCGAGGACGAGCGGGCGCGGGCGATGCGCGCGGGCGCGGTGCTGTGGGCGGACTCCGAGTCCCGCTCGCACTCCCAGCTCGCGGACGCGCTCGTGAAGCTGAAGGACATCGGGTTCCCCTTCGAGTGGCTGGCCCTGCGCTACGGGCTTACCCCCACCGAGGTCGCGGACGTGGTCGCGATGCGGGAGCGGGAGATGGAGATGGACCCGGTGGGCGCGGCCGCGCAGCTGCTTGCCCAGCGTCCCGTCCCGGACACCGAGACGGAACCGGGCGAGGACCCGGTTCCCGATGAGGCGGCGTCGTGA
- a CDS encoding P22 coat protein - protein 5 domain protein, which produces MAITRFRPEVWSARLLVATRTRLVYAQPGVVNRDYEGEIAESGDTVRITSISDPTIGTYTPNSTVITPEELTDAQRTLLIDQSKYFSFKVDDVDKRQAKGTVMPEAMNRSAYQLARVADSYVANLYTQTAVGNQLGTVAVTTADLAYTQLRLLKLKMDEADIPEEGRYVVGPPWFFSLLLESPKFLDASASGTTEPLRNGFIGRTLGFNLAQSNQAPNPTGDDFVVQAGVPEAISYAEQINKTEAYRPESSFSDAIKGLHLYGAKVIRPTHLVTLLASKT; this is translated from the coding sequence GTGGCCATCACCCGCTTCAGGCCGGAGGTCTGGTCGGCGCGACTGCTCGTCGCCACCCGGACCCGGCTCGTCTACGCGCAGCCCGGCGTCGTCAACCGCGACTACGAGGGCGAGATCGCCGAGTCCGGCGACACCGTGCGCATCACATCGATCTCGGACCCGACGATCGGCACGTACACCCCGAACTCGACGGTCATCACGCCCGAAGAGCTCACCGACGCGCAGCGCACGCTGCTGATCGACCAGTCGAAGTACTTCTCGTTCAAGGTCGACGACGTCGACAAGCGGCAGGCCAAGGGCACCGTCATGCCCGAGGCCATGAACCGCTCCGCCTACCAGCTGGCCCGCGTCGCCGACTCCTACGTGGCGAACCTGTACACGCAGACCGCGGTCGGCAACCAGCTCGGCACGGTGGCCGTCACCACGGCGGACCTGGCGTACACGCAGCTGCGCCTGCTGAAGCTGAAGATGGACGAGGCGGACATCCCCGAAGAGGGCCGCTACGTCGTCGGCCCGCCGTGGTTCTTCTCCCTGCTGCTGGAGTCTCCCAAGTTCCTGGACGCCTCCGCGTCCGGGACCACCGAGCCGCTGCGCAACGGCTTCATCGGCCGCACCCTCGGCTTCAACCTGGCGCAGTCCAACCAGGCCCCCAACCCCACCGGAGACGACTTCGTCGTCCAGGCCGGGGTGCCGGAAGCGATCTCCTACGCCGAGCAGATCAACAAGACCGAGGCCTACCGGCCCGAGTCGAGCTTCTCGGACGCCATCAAGGGCCTGCACCTGTACGGGGCCAAGGTGATCCGCCCCACCCACCTCGTCACGCTGCTCGCGTCGAAGACCTGA
- a CDS encoding head-tail adaptor protein — protein MSRVGHLLNGRVEVWRPVTADDGGGGQDTTWVLQATLRARLAQPSARERQAADQAEADLTHIVYLTPGADVRRGDELRTTAAVVLEVTAVFEPSAPGTYLRADCTARQHE, from the coding sequence GTGAGCCGCGTCGGGCACCTGCTGAACGGCCGCGTGGAAGTGTGGCGGCCGGTCACCGCCGACGACGGGGGCGGCGGGCAGGACACCACCTGGGTCCTCCAGGCCACGCTGCGGGCCCGCCTGGCGCAGCCCTCGGCGCGCGAGCGCCAGGCCGCCGACCAGGCCGAGGCCGACCTGACGCACATCGTCTACCTGACGCCGGGCGCGGACGTGCGCCGCGGCGACGAACTCCGCACGACGGCGGCCGTCGTGCTGGAGGTGACGGCTGTCTTCGAGCCGTCGGCGCCCGGCACCTATCTGAGGGCGGACTGCACCGCCCGCCAGCACGAATAG
- a CDS encoding HK97-gp10 family putative phage morphogenesis protein — protein MARRARLEGLGRALAAIARVPEAMREARTETLHEWAENVQDTAEDRVPRRTGNLWQSLDHRVSEQYGRAEVGVWEPDQLEYAYYVEKGTSSMTDQPYLVPAFNEHRRQVVRTYRAAVRRRLGGE, from the coding sequence ATGGCCCGCCGCGCACGCCTGGAGGGCCTTGGCCGCGCGCTCGCCGCTATCGCGCGCGTGCCCGAAGCGATGCGCGAGGCCCGCACCGAGACGCTGCACGAGTGGGCGGAGAACGTGCAGGACACCGCCGAGGACCGTGTTCCGCGCCGCACTGGCAACCTGTGGCAGTCCCTGGACCACCGCGTCTCCGAGCAGTACGGGCGGGCCGAGGTCGGCGTGTGGGAGCCCGACCAGCTCGAGTACGCGTACTACGTGGAGAAGGGCACCAGCTCCATGACCGATCAGCCCTACCTGGTTCCCGCGTTCAACGAACACCGCCGCCAAGTGGTGCGCACCTACCGGGCCGCCGTCCGCCGACGCCTGGGAGGCGAGTGA
- a CDS encoding DUF3168 domain-containing protein, producing the protein MTSALWPLQTAVYAKLTGHVPLMALVSGVYDEVPEQAAHPYVSLGSITESVDDAHNQRGLEAAVVLHVWSKYRGFREAAAILAALDAALDRQPLTVSGYRDVSIAHDQHQQLRDPDPQIRHINVSYRVWLTKI; encoded by the coding sequence GTGACGTCCGCGCTGTGGCCGCTCCAGACGGCCGTGTACGCCAAGCTGACCGGCCACGTCCCGCTCATGGCCCTCGTGTCGGGCGTGTACGACGAGGTGCCCGAGCAGGCCGCGCACCCCTACGTGTCGCTCGGCTCGATCACGGAGAGCGTCGACGACGCCCACAATCAGCGCGGTCTGGAGGCTGCCGTGGTGCTGCACGTGTGGTCGAAGTACCGCGGCTTCCGCGAGGCCGCGGCCATCCTCGCCGCCCTCGATGCCGCGCTGGACCGGCAGCCGCTGACCGTCTCCGGCTACCGGGACGTGTCCATCGCGCACGACCAGCACCAGCAGTTGCGCGACCCTGACCCCCAGATCAGGCACATCAACGTGTCGTACCGGGTCTGGCTCACCAAGATCTGA
- a CDS encoding phage tail tube protein produces MAGLDAFGTQLQRGDGATPTETFSPIANVTDITPPGVERETYDVTAHDSPEAWREFIGGLKDGGEVEIEVNYDPREHDSLFADFSDALPRSYKVVWPGTLGSWAFAAILTNFEPEAPHDDKLAASLTFKVSGKPAITTGA; encoded by the coding sequence ATGGCTGGACTCGACGCGTTCGGGACGCAGCTTCAGCGCGGCGACGGCGCCACCCCGACCGAGACGTTCTCGCCGATCGCGAACGTCACCGACATCACCCCGCCCGGCGTCGAGCGGGAAACCTACGACGTCACTGCCCACGATTCCCCGGAGGCGTGGCGGGAGTTCATCGGCGGCCTGAAGGACGGCGGCGAGGTCGAGATCGAAGTGAACTACGACCCGCGCGAGCACGACAGCCTGTTCGCCGACTTCTCCGACGCGCTGCCCCGCTCCTACAAGGTCGTCTGGCCGGGCACGCTCGGCTCGTGGGCGTTCGCGGCGATCCTGACGAACTTCGAGCCGGAGGCGCCGCACGACGACAAGCTCGCCGCGTCCCTGACGTTCAAGGTGTCCGGCAAGCCGGCCATCACCACGGGGGCCTGA
- a CDS encoding phage tail assembly protein T, with protein MAAHLGARSVRHMLADIGAAELAEWRAYEEISGPLGGARGDYNAAVVAAAIVAVNRGKNQKAPPLGDFIPRWDRTRIRKTPEELFQKAMAANTALGGQVITHN; from the coding sequence TTGGCCGCGCACCTCGGCGCCCGCTCCGTGCGCCACATGCTCGCCGACATCGGGGCGGCCGAGCTCGCCGAGTGGCGCGCGTATGAGGAGATCAGCGGCCCTCTCGGCGGAGCCCGCGGCGACTACAACGCGGCTGTGGTCGCCGCCGCGATCGTCGCGGTGAACCGCGGCAAGAACCAGAAGGCCCCGCCGCTGGGGGACTTCATCCCCCGCTGGGACCGCACGAGGATCCGCAAGACGCCCGAGGAGCTGTTCCAGAAGGCCATGGCCGCGAACACCGCCCTCGGCGGGCAGGTGATCACCCACAACTGA